The nucleotide sequence AGCTCGAGGTCGTCATCCCGGGCATGCCGCACGACGAGGCGCAGGAGCTGGCCGATGCGGCGCATCAGGTCTGCCCGTACTCCAATGCCACGCGCGGCAACATCCCGGTGGAGGTCACGGTCTCGGACGACTGATCCGCGGCCTCACGGCACCTGGTACGACGCGTTCGGGGCATCTGTGATGAGCATGTGCCCCGGCGCGTGGCCGATCGCGAAGGGGACGCCGCTGGCCGCGATCGCCGCCTGGGGCGTGACGCCGCAGGCCCAGAAGACCGGCAGCCATCCGTCGGGGATCTCCACGGCGTCGCCGTAGTCCGGACGGGAGAGGTCCTCGATGCCGATCGCGGCCGGATCGCCCACGTGCAGGGGCGCACCGTGCACGGCCGGGTAGCGCGAGGTGATGCGCACGGCGTCGGCGACCATGGATCCGGGCAGCGGCCGCATGGAGACCACGGTGGGCCCGTGCAGCCGGCCCGCGGAGCCGGCCGGGATCGACGTCCGGTACATCGGCACGTTCACGCCCTGGTCCTGATGCGCCAGCGGCAGCCCGGCCTCCAGCAGCGCGGCCTCGAACGTGAAGCTGCACCCGATCAGGAAGGCCACCAGGTCATCGCGCCACAGCTCGGTGACGTCGGCGGGGGAGCCCACGAGCTCGCCGTCGCGGTGGACGGTGTAGCGCGGGATGTCGGTGCGGATGTCGCCGCCGGGCAGCAGGTCGCTGCTGAGCTGACCGGCCTCGAGCACGCCCAGCAGCGGGCAGGACTTGGGGTTGCGGTGGGCGAAGAGCAGGACGTCGTACGCCCAGTCCTGCGGCACCGCGATGAGATTGGCCTGGGCGAAGCCGTCCGACCACCCGGAGGTGGGGACGGCCCGCCCGGCGCGGAACAGCTCCCGAGCGGCGGCAGGGCTCAGCTGGGAGACGGGGGTGTCGTCGTTCATCGGAGCTCCTGCCGTCGCGCGGGTCATGGTCTTCAGGATGCCAGAGGCGTCACGCCCAGAGGGCCGCGATGCCGGACAGGGACTTCCAGCCGAGGATGTAGGTCAGGATCAGCACCAGGGCGCCGATGATGGCCAGCCACTTGGGGTAGCTGTAGCCGTGCAGCAGGTCCCGGCGGAACCAGGCCACGATCATGATCACCGTGAAGCCGATCGGCAGGATCAGCCCGTTCACGGCACCGGCCACGATCAGCAGGGTCGACGGGGCCTGGCCCAGCAGCAGGAACACGAGTGCGGAGACGGCGATGAACGCGACCGTGAGGATGTTGCGGGTGCGACCGGAGGTCTTCTCCGAGGTGAGGAACGAGACCGACGTGTAGGCGGCGCCGATCACGGAGGAGATCGAGGCGGCCCACAGGATCAGGCCGAACAGGCGAAGCCCGATCTCGCCGGCGGCGTGCTCGAAGGCCTGGGCGGCGAGGTTCTCGCCCGTGAGCTGCGCGCCCCCGGCCACGACGCCCAAGATGGCCAGGAACAGCAGGAAGCGCATGACGCCCGTGATGATGATGCCGAGCACGGAGGAGTTCGAGATGCGCTTGGCGTTCTCGGGGCCGGTGATCCCGGAGTCGACCATGCGGTGTGCGCCGGCGTAGGTGATGTAGCCGCCGATGGTGCCGCCGATCAGGGTGACGATCACGACGTAGCTGATCTGCTCGGGAAGGACCATGTTCTTCATGGCCTCGCCCACGGGCGGGTCCGAGACGACGGCCACGTAGCCGGTCACCAGGATCATCACGACGCCCAGGCCGATCACGATCTTGTCCAGGGCCATGCCGGCCTTCTTGGACAGGAACACGGCGATGGCCAGGACGGCGGTGATGAGGCCGCCCCACTTGGCGTCCAGACCGGTCATGGCGTTGATGCCCAGGCCGCCGCCGGCGGTGTTGCCGATGTTGAAGACCAGGCCGCCCAGCGCCACGAGCGCGGCGACGAGCCAGCCGACGCCGGGCAGGACCGCATTGCCGAGCTGCTGGGCCTTGAGCCCGGAGACGCCGATGACGCGCCACACGTTCAGCTGCACGGCGATGTCCACCAGGATCGAGACCAGGATCGCGAAGGCGAAGGCCGCGCCCATCTGGACGGTGAAGTTGGCGGTCTGGGTGATGAAGCCCGGTCCGATGGCGCTGGTGGCCATCAGGAAGAGGGCGCCCAGGATGGCCTGACGGGACGAACTCGAGACCATGCCGGGGGCGGCCTTGGGGGTCTGCGCGTCGGTGGAGCCGGCGTCCTGCACGGGAGCCTGCTCGGGGTGGTGCTGGGTCATGGTCTGCCTCGAGACGATCAGCGGGGCGGCGTGGTGCGGCCCCAGGTTGTGCGCGCCGGGGGTGCGGTTCACCGTCGGCGTGGAGCCCTTCGCAGAGGGGAGTCCGGGTCAGTGGAGGACACAGTACAGATTGTTCAACAAATTGACGAGATCTGCACCACATCCGGGTTGATCTCCTTTTTGTGACCTGTCTCACGGTCGCCTACCGTAGAGTCACTGACCCCTATCACCAGGAGCCCCCGTGCGCGAGATCAGCATTCCGTCTGCTGTAGAGACCCCCCGAGACACGAACGTGACGGAGCTGCTGCTGCGCAATGCGCGCAAGCCCTCCGATCCGGCGATCTACTCCCACCGCGTGGGTGAGCAGTGGATCGATCTGCGGGCCAGCGAGGTGGTGGAGCAGGTCACCGCCCTGGCCAAGGGACTGGTGGCCGCCGGCATTGAGCCGGGGGACCGTGTGGGGCTCATGTCGCGCAACCGCCTGGAGTGGAGCCTCATCGACTTCGCGATCTGGTTCGCCGGTGCGGTCTCCGTGCCGGTGTACGAGTCGTCGGCGCCGTCGCAGCTGCACTGGAACCTGGCGGACTCGGGCGCCACGGCGCTCGTCGTCGAGACCCCGGAGCACAAGGCCGTGTTCGAGCGGGCAGCCCAGGACAAGGACCTCTCTGCCGTGCACAGCGTGTGGTGCTTCGACGAGGGCGCGCTCGATCACCTGCGCGAGGGGGGCAAGGACGTCCCGGACGAGGAGATCGAGCGCCGCCGCGATCTCGCCGGCCTCGACGATCTCGCCACGATCATCTACACCTCCGGCACCACCGGGAAGCCCAAGGGCTGCGAGATCACCCACGGGAACTTCGTGGAGCTCGCGGACGCTGCCAGGCTGTCGATCCCCGAGGTGGTGCAGGAGGGGCGTCGCACGGTCATGTTCCTCCCGCTGGCCCACGTGTTCGCCCGCTACGTCTCGATCCTCACGGTGGCCGGCGGCTGCACCATGGCCTACACCGCGGACATGAAGAACCTGCTGCCGGACCTGCAGAGCTTCCACCCGGACTTCCTGCTCGTCGTCCCGCGCGTGTTCGAGAAGGTGTACAACTCCGCCCAGCAGAAGGCGGAGGCCGGCGGCCGCGGGAAGATCTTCGACCGCGCCGCGGCCGTCTCGATCGCCTGGTCGCGCGCCGAGCAGGCCGGGAAGGTGCCGCTCGGGCTGAAGATCCAGCACGCGATCTTCGACCGCCTGGTCTACGCCAAGCTGCGCGAGGCCATGGGAGGGAAGGTCACGCACGCGGTCTCCGGCGGCGGCCCGCTGGGCGAGCGCCTGGCGCACTTCTTCCACGGCGTCGGCCTGATGGTGCTCGAGGGCTACGGCCTCACCGAGACCACCGCGCCGCAGACCGTGAACACCCCGACCGCGCTGCGCATCGGCAGCGTCGGGCGTCCCCTGCCGGGCAACGCGGTGCGGATCTCGGACATGGGCGAGGTCCAGGCCAAGGGCATCGCCGTGATGCGCGGCTACTGGAACAGCCCGGAGAAGACCGAGGAGGCCTTCGAGGACGGCTGGTTCCGCACCGGCGACCTGGGCGAGCTCGACGACGACGGCTACCTGCGCATCACCGGGCGCATCAAGGAGCTGATCGTGACCGCCGGCGGCAAGAACGTGAGCCCGGTGGTCCTGGAGGACCAGATCCGTGCGCACACGCTGGTCTCGCAGTGCATCGCCGTGGGCGACAACCGCCCGTTCATCGCCGCGCTGATCACCCTGGACGAGGAGGCGCTGCCCGGCTGGCTGGAGGCCCACGGGCTGGATCCGGAGATGTCCCTTGACGACGCCCGCCAGAACGACCAGGTGCGCGCGGCGATCGCTAAGTCCATCGACAAGGCCAACCAGGCGGTCTCGCGCGCCGAGCAGATCAAGGAGCACCGGATCCTGTCCTCGGACTTCTCGGAGAACGACGGCACCCTCACCCCGTCGCTGAAGCTCAAGCGTGCCCAGGTGCTGCGGACCTACGAGGACGTCGTGAACGAGATCTACGGCGGTCCGCGCAAGGACTGAGCGGACGGGGCGGGGAATCAAGCGGGCCCGGGATCCGCTGTACGGGTCAGAGACCTAAGCACCTGCGATCCCGAAAGGCCCGCGCCATGCCCCTTCCTCTGTCCGTCCTCGACTTCGCCTCCGTCCGCAGCGGAAAGACCGTGGGGGAGGCCTTCCAGGAGTCCGTCGAGCTCGCCCAGGCCGCCGAGCGGCTGGGCTACGAGCGCGTCTGGTACACCGAGCACCACAACATGAGCTCGATCGCCTCGGCTGCCCCGGCCGTGCTGATCGCGCACATCGCCGCTCAGACCGAGTCGATCCGGCTCGGCTCGGGCGGCGTCATGCTGCCCAACCACGCTCCGCTGATCATCGCGGAGCAGTTCGGCACCCTCGCCGAGCTGCACCCCGGGCGCATCGATCTGGGCCTGGGCCGCGCGCCCGGCACCGATCAGGCCGCCGTGCGCGCCATGCGCCGCGACCCCCGTGCCGCCGAGGAGTTCCCGCAGGACGTCAAGGAGCTGCAGGCCTTCCTGCGCGACGAGTCCGTGGTCCCCGGCCTGCGCGCCGTCCCCGGCGCCGGCACGAACGTGCCGCTCTACATCCTGGGCTCGTCGATGTTCGGCGCCACCCTGGCCGCCGCCTACGGCCTGCCGTACTCGTTCGCCTCGCACTTCGCCCCGGAGGCCCTCGAGCAGGCCACGCAGGCCTACCGCGCGCAGTTCCAGCCCTCCGAGGTGCTCGATGAGCCGTACGTGATCGCCGCGGTCAACGTCGTGGGTCGCGACGACCCGGACGACGCGGCGCAGGAGCTCGAGTGGTACCGCCGCTCCCGCGTGCGCCAGATGGCCGGACGCGGCCGGAAGCTCTCCGAGGAGGAGCTCGACCTGGTCATGCACTCCCCGGCCGGGCAGCAGATCCTCAACATGATCCGCTACACGGCCGTGGGCGACGGCGCCCAGGTCAAGCAGTACGTGGAGGACTTCGCGGCCCGCGCCAGCGCCGACGAGATCATGGTCGCTCCGGTGGGCTCCACCTCCGAGGGTGCCATCGACTCCCTGCGCGTGCTGCGCGAGGCCTGGGGCCGCTGAGGCAGCCCTCACCCCGATCCAGGAATCGACCGGAAGGGCAGCAGCCATGCCCGTCTCGTCTACGTCACCTTCTCCTCCGACGCGGCCCCTTCGGAGCCGAGGGCGCTGAGGCCTATGCCGAGGCGCCGGTCTCGCACGGCAGGGGATGCATGTCAGCGGAGCCGCTGAGCGGCCGGATCGACGGCGGCCGCCGTGCGGGGCCAGAATGGCAAGCATGATGAGTTCTCTGCGGCCCCGTCAGATCCGTGCCGAGCGCCGGCGCCAGCTCGCCCAGCATCGATGCACCATGCGCAGGCTTCGCAGGTCGGGAGCCGGGAGCTCCGCGACCTCGGCTCTCACCGCGTCGACCACTGCGGTGACGACCCTCCCCAGGGCGGCGGGGAGGTCGCCCGACGCGCTGGCTCGCCGCCAGGCGCGCATGTATGCCGTGACCGGCATGCTGCATCTGGCGGTCCCCGGCGTCTACGAGAGCATCATCCCGGAGGCGCTGCCCGGGACGCCTCGCCAGTGGGCTGTGTGGTCGGGCGTCGCCGAGCTCGGTGTGGCCGGGCTGCTGGCTATACCTCGGACCCGTCGGCTGGGCGGTGCGGCGTCGGCCGCGCTCCTCGTGGGCGTGTGGCCGGGCAACATCAAGATGGCCGTGGACTGGCGGGACAAGCCGTGGCCGGCTCAGGCCGTCGCGATCGGGCGCGTCCCGCTGCAGATCCCGCTCATCCGCTCGGCGGTCGCCATCGCCCGCGGCTGAAGCGGTGCGGGCGTCGTCGAGCGTCAACTGGAACGCCGAGGGGACGTAGCTGACCCCGTACGCGCTGAGGGGACCCGTCCGACGCCTTCCTGCACCTGGGAGGGTGTCAGTTGCGTCCCCTCGGCGACGAAAGCGTCCGATGGGTCCCCTCGACGATGAATGCCGCGGCGCAGGGCGACCAGACGGCGTCGTCGTGCGGGATGCGCTCGCTCAGCGCGTCCAGGGGGCCTTGCCGCGGGCGGGCTCGTCGGCCCGGGGTTCCGCCTCGGTGCCGGACGGGGCCTCGGAGCCGGACTCGCCGGCAGCCTCCACGGACGACATCTCGCCTGTCGCCTCGTCGGCCCAGCGGTCCTTCTCATAGTCGTACTCCGCCGGCTCGCCGTTCTCGTCGGTGCGGCGGTACCACTCGGTGTACTCGGGGGAGGTCGAGTCGAAGTCGCGTCCGGCGGAGGACCCCTCGGTCTCGTGCTTGACGGCCAGGGCGAAGTCGTCGCCGTGCTCGGACATGCCCGTGCGCATGGCGTCGTCGATCGCCACCCGCGCGTACTGGACGCGCAGCATCATGGGGTCGGTCGACAGCAGCCGGAAGAACGCCGGCATGATGCACAGCAGGATCACGGCGAAGGGCAGGGCCGCCACCGTGACGAGGTCCTGCAGCCCCTGCAGGGCATCGGCCCCGCCCACGACCAGCATCACGGCGGCCACGCCGGCCAGGGCCAGCGCCCAGAAGGCGACGACCGGCTTGGTCGGCTCGGGGTTGCCGCGCTGGGACATCGAGGCCATGACCACGGAGGCCGAGTCGGCCGAGGTGATGAAGAAGACCGCCAGCAGGATCATCACGGCCACCGAGCTGATCTGGGACATCGGCAGGGCGTCGAGCATCTGGAAGAGCATGTCCTCGGGGGAGGCCGCTCCGGCGATGTCGTTGCCCGAGCGCTGCAGCCAGATGGCGGTGCCGCCGAAGATCGAGAAGGCGAGCACGCAGATGGCGGTGGGGGCCAGCAGCACCACGGTCACGTACTGGCGCAGGGTGCGCCCGCGCGAGATCTGCGCGACGAACGCGCCCACGAACGGCGCCCACGAGACCCACCAGGCCCAGTAGAACAGGGTCCAGTAGCGCATGAACTCCTCGGCGTCGGGGCCCTTGGAGGCGGACATCGAGAGCATGTCGAACATCTCGCCGAAGTACGTGGCCACCACGGAGGGGATGAAGTTCAGCAGGAAGACCGTGGGGCCGACCACGAACAGGAAGAATGCGACAGCTGCGGCCAGCATCATGTTGACGTTCGACAGCAGCCGGATGCCCTTGGCGATGCCGGAGACGGCCGAGATCAGGAAGCACGCGGTGAGCACGGCGATGATCCCGATCAGCACGGCGTTGGACACCGGGCCGATGCCCGCCACGACCTCCACGCCGCGGCCGATCTGCAGGGTGCCCAGCCCGAGCGAGGCGGCCGTGGCGAACAGGATGCCGATCACGGCGAAGGCGTCGATCAGCCGCCCCCAGACGCTGCCCGGTGCCCGCTGGCCGAAGATCGCCGAGATCAGCAGGGGACGGCCGCGGCGGTAGGCGGCGTAGCCCATGGCCGCGCCGACCATGGCGTAGATCGCCCAGGCCTGCAGACCCCAGTGGAAGATCGTCTGCGCCATCGCCGAGTGCATGGCCTGCAGCGACTCGGGCTCAGCACGCCCCGGCGGCGGGGTCATGTAGTACGTCACAGGCTCGTAGGCGCCGAAGAAGATCAGGCCCACGCCCATGCCCGCCGCGAAGAGCATCGCGATCCAGGAGCGCATGGAGTAGGCCGGCTGCTCGCCGTCCTTGCCGAGCGGGATGCGCCCGAAGCGGGAGAAGCCCACGAACAGCAGGAACAGCAGGACGACGGCCGCCAGGGTCGTGAAGATCCAGCCGCCGTAGGTGACGGTGAAGCTCAGGGCGCTGGTCGAGGCGGAGGTGAGGCTCTTGGTGGACAGCGCGCCCCAGAGGATGAAGGCGACGATGAGGCCGCCGGCCACCCCGAAGGTGATCTTGTCGGTGCGGTAGCGCACCCGCTGCTCGTCGACGGCCACGCCGGGGACGAGCCCCGGGTGAGTGCCGTGGGGGTACTCGGCGTCGCCGGAATCGGGAGCCTGCTCGGAAGCCGGGCTGGAGGAGGGCATAGGGAAGCTCGAGTTTCGGTGGAGGGAGGGGCCCGAGAGGGCCGGTGAGCGCTCCACGGTATACCGACGGGCTCAGGCTCCCGGTGTGATGCCGCTCGCTGGGGCCGTGAGCGGCGGGATCTCGTCGGATGGGATGAGGGCCCGTTCATGCTTCCGGACGGCGACGCGGCCGCGGCGCGCTCCTACGCTGAGAGCCATGTCCGCCACCACGTCCCAGACCGCCGCCCCGTGGGCTGCGTCGGCGCCGGAGCCGCCCCGTCAGCCCTGGAGTCCGCGCAGGCTGCAGCGCCCGTGGTTCACCGCGATCCTCACGCTGCTCGCCTTCCTGCTCGGGCCGGTGGTCTGGGGGCTGATCCTGGTCGTGGTGCTGACCCAGGGCGATCCGCTGGACCCCTTGGACGTGTACGGCCCGGGCCGGCCCGTGGTCCTGCTCTCGGTCCTGGATGTGGTCCTGGGACTGATCGCGGTGGCACTGGTCCCCGTGGCGCTGCGGCACGGGTTCACCGACGCGCAGGCGCTCGAGGACGGCTCCGTCGATCCGGCGGAGCTGGTGGACCGGCCCGAGCCCCGCTCGGCGCTGATCGCCGCCCTGATCATCGGCGTGTGCGTGTCCCTCTCGGCCTCGGCGTGGCTTGCCTCGCTGTTCACCATGATCTCGATCTCCTCACGGGGACGTCGGTCGTGGGCGGGGCTGGTCTACGTCGTCACGGTGGCCGCGACCATCGTCGGGTACTTCATCCAAGGCTCCGCCGAGGGGTGGTTCGAAGGCCTGCTGGTGTGCGGGGTCTCGGCCGTGATGCTCCTGGTGCCTGTGCTGATCGGCATGTACCGGTGGTCCCGCCGCCGCCGGATCCGGGCCCTGCAGGTCGAGGCGCTGACGGCCCGACGGGAGGCGGCCGCCCTGGTGCGCGAGGAGCACGCCCGCGCGGAGCAGTCCCGGGCGCAGGAGCGCACCCGGATCGCTCGGGAGATGCACGACACCCTCTCCCACCGCCTGGCCCTGATCAGCACGTACGCCGGTGCGCTGGACTACCGCGAGGACCTCGACCGCGACACCGTCCGCTCGACCGCTCGACTGGTGCAGCAGACGGCCGCGACGGCGTCGGCCGAGCTGCGCACCGTGCTCGACATCCTGCGCGACGACCCCGGGGACACCCGGCCCGAGCCCGATCTGCGGCAGCTGCCCGAGCTGCTGGCGGACTTCCGCGCGGCAGGAGCCCGGATCGAGGTGGTCGACCAGGAGGTCGTCGACGCCGAGGCCGTGCCCGACACCGCGGCGCGCACGCTCTACCGGATCCTGCAGGAGGCGCTGACCAACGCGGTCAAGCACGCGCCCGGTGCGCCGGTGACCGTCCGCTGGTCTCGTCGCGCCGGGGCGGTGTCCCTGACGGTGAGCAATCCGCTGGTCGCCGACGCGCATCCGGAGCCCAGCGGCTTCGGCCTGGTGGGACTCGACGAGCGCGCTCGCGGTCTGGGTGGGACGATCAGCACTGAGCGCACCGAGACCATGTTCCGATTGGAGGCGTGCATCCCATGCCGCAGCTAGACAGCGATCCCGTCCGCATCCTGCTGGTCGACGACGAGTCCCTCATGCGTGCCGGTCTGAAGCTGCTGCTCGACGGCGCCGAGAACCTCCAGGTCGTGGGCGAGGCCGCCGACGGTGCGGAGGCCGCCGAGCTCGCCGATCAGCTGGGCCCGGACGTGGTCCTCATGGACATCCGCATGCCCCGTGTCGACGGGATCGAGGGATGTCGGCTCGTGCGCGCGCTGCCGCAGCCGCCCGAGGTCCTGATGCTCACGGCCTTCGACACCGACTCGTTCATCCTGGACGCCCTCGAGGCCGGGGCGCTGGGCTTCATGCTCAAGGACACCCCGCCGCGCCAGCTCGTGGAAGCCGTCCAGGAGACGGCCGCCGGCCGCTCCACGGTCTCTCCCCAGGTGCTCTCGCGGCTGATCGCCGTGGCCACGGCGCAGGGCAGGCAGCTCGGCGCTCCAGAGGCGAGGCCGGGCTCCGTGTCCGTCTCTGACGGGGAGCAGCCCTCGCCGCAGGGCTCTGCATCCCGCCCCGAGGTCGGCTCCGGGCCGGGCCTGGACGTCCTGAGCGCCCGGGAGCGCGAGATCGCCGAGGCCGTGGCCCGGGGACTGACGAACTCGGAGATCGCCGAGGAGATGTTCCTGTCGATCACCACGGTCAAGACGCACGTGGCCAGCATCTTCGCCAAGCTCGAGGTCACCAACCGCGTGCAGGTGGCCATCCGCGTGCTGGGCGCCTGAGGCGGCCGGGGCCTGGGCGCGCAGGACTCTGGGACAGCGCAGGGCGCTGAGACGACGCAGGGACCCCGCCGGTGCGATCCGGCGGGGTCCCTGGTCCGCGTGGTGCTGCGGTCGCGCGCGCTCAGGCGGCGGAGACGCCGAGCTGCGCGGCGAGCTCCGAGAGCCGCCGCGCCATGTTGACGTCCTTCTGGGTGATGGCCTCGACGTCGTGGCTGATCAGCGAGAGCTGCACGGAGGGGTAGGTCAGCAGGACGTCGGGGTGATGTCCGACCTCCTCCGCGATCTCCGCCAGCGCGGTGACGAACTTGAGGCCGCTGAGGAAGTCGCCGGTGTCGAACGACGCGCGCAGCACGCCGTCCTCCACGCTCCAGTCGGCGAGCTGAGCCTCGGCGATCTCCTGGTCGGTGAGCTGTCCGGTGCTGTGATCCATGCTCCCAGCGTAGGACGGCGAGGAGCATTCGGGCAGGGGGCTGATGATCCGCGGCGAAGAGAGGCCTAGGCCCCCTCCAGAAGGATGAGCGCCCGAAGTCGTCCCGGGGGCCGATGACCGGAGATGGTCGTCCTCAGTAGCTTCTGGAGCATGACGAGCGAGCAGCAGAACCAAGAGGGGGCTCAGGCCCCGCAGGACGTCGTGCAGCCTGCGCCGGGGCGGCCTCAGCCGGAGATCTGGCGCCTGCACCACCCGCAGCTCGGGCCGTTCAGCGTGGCGGTGGGCAATCGTGCCCAGCTCACCGAGGTCGATCCGCAGTTCCGCAGCGACGACATGGAGGGCCCGCAGAAGGGCTGCGTGTTCTTCCGCGGGACCCGCGTGCTTGCACGGGCCTCGCAGCTCGGCTCGCATCGCGTGGCCGTGCACCCGGAGGACGACGACGCCCGCACCGGATCCTCCGACGAGCAGCCCGACCAGGCGCCGGCCCCGGAGGCCAAGTCCCTGCTGCTCTCGTTCGCCGATCCCCGCATCGTGGTGAAGGCGGTCGGCGGCGGGACTCGGGTCGCCCACGTCCGCTTCAAGGACGGCAGCCAGGTGGCCGAGTTCGCACCGCCGGAAGGATCGTGGGCCGCACGTCGCCAGGCGGCCATGGAGGCCTCGCCCTGGAAGCGCGCGGTCTACCCGCTCATGGAGGGGATGGGGCGAGCGGGGGCGGCGATCGCGGGCATCGTGCTGCTGCCGCTGATCCTCCGTCTGCTCGATCCGGTGTGGAGCTTCCTGGGCCGGCTGCTGCCCGATCTCGGCATCCCGTGGCCGCAGATCAGCCTGCCCCGCCTCCCCTGGCCGGAGATCGACCTCCCGTCGATCCCCTGGCCCAGCATCGAGCTGCCCGAGTGGGCTGGCTTCCTGCTGGAGTACTCCAAGGTGTGGGTGCCGCTGCTGATCGGCATCGCGGTGGCCGTGGGAGCGCTGCGCGCAGCTCGGCGGACCCGGCGCACTCGCCAGGACTGGCAGGTCCGGCCGTCGTCACCTGCGACGTCCGCCGACGACCGGAGGCCGTCCTCCGGCGACGAGGCGGCGACGGAGGCCGACCGCCTCTCTGCGCTGCCGGGCGCCGACGCCGCGTCAGCGCCGGCCGGGGATCAGGAGCCGTCGAGGGCCGAGCGCAGCGCTCGCAGCTCCAGGCACCAGCCGCCTGCCTGGTCGTCGTAGGTCGGCCGCAGCGCGGCATCGGAGGCCCCGCCGTCGCGGAAGCCGGACTCCAGCATCCGGACCATGCACGAGCCGTCGTCCAGGGGATCGACCCAGAACTGCGTGAGGGTGCGAGGATCGTCGGAGCCCTCGAAGCCCTCCCAGCGGTAGGCGATGAACTCGCCGTCGAGCCTGTCCTCGACCGTGAGCGCGAAGGTGCCGTGCACGGGGTCGGTCACCGTGTGGCGGTCGCCGTCCGAGGTGATCTCGTGCTCGCGGATCCGGCCGTCGTTGACCCACCACCCCGGGCGCGAGATCAGCTCCCAGGCCTCGTGCGCCGGGGCGGAGATGCGCACCGCGCCCTCGATGTGGTTCGACACCCGGCCCTGCTCCGGGGCCGGTGCGGGCATCCGGTCCTGGTCCTCGGTGCGCAGCGCGATGCGGCGCAGCGTCTGCACATCCAGTCGGCGCATGGCGAGCATGGCCTGCGTGGAGCGCCGCGCGGCGACCGGGTCGGAGTCGGCCTGCAGCCGCATCATCTCCCGCGGGACGATCTGCCAGCTCATGCCGTAGCGGTCCTTGCACCACCCGCACATGGACTCGCTGCCCTCTCGGGTCAGCTCCTCCCAGTACCGGTCGACCTCGGCCTGGTCATCGCACATCAGGGAGATGGAGACGGACTCGTCGAGCTGGAAGTGCGGTCCTCCGTTGACGGCGCCGTAGCGCTGGCCGCCGAGCTCGAACTGGACGTAGAGCACGGAACCCTCGCCGTCGGTGAATGGGTTGCCTCCGTGGTCGTGGAACACCTCCAGGATCCGCGAGCCGGGGACCAGGGAGGTCCAGTACTCGGCGGCCTCGAGGGCCTGGGTGTCGAACCAGAGATCGGTCTGCACGGAGGGCATGGGGTCCTCGTTCCACGACGACGGGCGCGCACCGGCGGCACCGGTGATGGCGCGGGCGCCGGAACGTCCTCAGTCCAGGGTGACCGGGACGGTGCGGAAGCCGCCCACGGGCGGCTGCTCGGGCACGGAGGCGCCT is from Kocuria palustris and encodes:
- a CDS encoding putative hydro-lyase, producing MNDDTPVSQLSPAAARELFRAGRAVPTSGWSDGFAQANLIAVPQDWAYDVLLFAHRNPKSCPLLGVLEAGQLSSDLLPGGDIRTDIPRYTVHRDGELVGSPADVTELWRDDLVAFLIGCSFTFEAALLEAGLPLAHQDQGVNVPMYRTSIPAGSAGRLHGPTVVSMRPLPGSMVADAVRITSRYPAVHGAPLHVGDPAAIGIEDLSRPDYGDAVEIPDGWLPVFWACGVTPQAAIAASGVPFAIGHAPGHMLITDAPNASYQVP
- a CDS encoding NRAMP family divalent metal transporter, yielding MVSSSSRQAILGALFLMATSAIGPGFITQTANFTVQMGAAFAFAILVSILVDIAVQLNVWRVIGVSGLKAQQLGNAVLPGVGWLVAALVALGGLVFNIGNTAGGGLGINAMTGLDAKWGGLITAVLAIAVFLSKKAGMALDKIVIGLGVVMILVTGYVAVVSDPPVGEAMKNMVLPEQISYVVIVTLIGGTIGGYITYAGAHRMVDSGITGPENAKRISNSSVLGIIITGVMRFLLFLAILGVVAGGAQLTGENLAAQAFEHAAGEIGLRLFGLILWAASISSVIGAAYTSVSFLTSEKTSGRTRNILTVAFIAVSALVFLLLGQAPSTLLIVAGAVNGLILPIGFTVIMIVAWFRRDLLHGYSYPKWLAIIGALVLILTYILGWKSLSGIAALWA
- a CDS encoding AMP-binding protein, translated to MREISIPSAVETPRDTNVTELLLRNARKPSDPAIYSHRVGEQWIDLRASEVVEQVTALAKGLVAAGIEPGDRVGLMSRNRLEWSLIDFAIWFAGAVSVPVYESSAPSQLHWNLADSGATALVVETPEHKAVFERAAQDKDLSAVHSVWCFDEGALDHLREGGKDVPDEEIERRRDLAGLDDLATIIYTSGTTGKPKGCEITHGNFVELADAARLSIPEVVQEGRRTVMFLPLAHVFARYVSILTVAGGCTMAYTADMKNLLPDLQSFHPDFLLVVPRVFEKVYNSAQQKAEAGGRGKIFDRAAAVSIAWSRAEQAGKVPLGLKIQHAIFDRLVYAKLREAMGGKVTHAVSGGGPLGERLAHFFHGVGLMVLEGYGLTETTAPQTVNTPTALRIGSVGRPLPGNAVRISDMGEVQAKGIAVMRGYWNSPEKTEEAFEDGWFRTGDLGELDDDGYLRITGRIKELIVTAGGKNVSPVVLEDQIRAHTLVSQCIAVGDNRPFIAALITLDEEALPGWLEAHGLDPEMSLDDARQNDQVRAAIAKSIDKANQAVSRAEQIKEHRILSSDFSENDGTLTPSLKLKRAQVLRTYEDVVNEIYGGPRKD
- a CDS encoding LLM class flavin-dependent oxidoreductase, with the translated sequence MPLPLSVLDFASVRSGKTVGEAFQESVELAQAAERLGYERVWYTEHHNMSSIASAAPAVLIAHIAAQTESIRLGSGGVMLPNHAPLIIAEQFGTLAELHPGRIDLGLGRAPGTDQAAVRAMRRDPRAAEEFPQDVKELQAFLRDESVVPGLRAVPGAGTNVPLYILGSSMFGATLAAAYGLPYSFASHFAPEALEQATQAYRAQFQPSEVLDEPYVIAAVNVVGRDDPDDAAQELEWYRRSRVRQMAGRGRKLSEEELDLVMHSPAGQQILNMIRYTAVGDGAQVKQYVEDFAARASADEIMVAPVGSTSEGAIDSLRVLREAWGR
- a CDS encoding DoxX family protein, which gives rise to MYAVTGMLHLAVPGVYESIIPEALPGTPRQWAVWSGVAELGVAGLLAIPRTRRLGGAASAALLVGVWPGNIKMAVDWRDKPWPAQAVAIGRVPLQIPLIRSAVAIARG
- a CDS encoding BCCT family transporter yields the protein MPSSSPASEQAPDSGDAEYPHGTHPGLVPGVAVDEQRVRYRTDKITFGVAGGLIVAFILWGALSTKSLTSASTSALSFTVTYGGWIFTTLAAVVLLFLLFVGFSRFGRIPLGKDGEQPAYSMRSWIAMLFAAGMGVGLIFFGAYEPVTYYMTPPPGRAEPESLQAMHSAMAQTIFHWGLQAWAIYAMVGAAMGYAAYRRGRPLLISAIFGQRAPGSVWGRLIDAFAVIGILFATAASLGLGTLQIGRGVEVVAGIGPVSNAVLIGIIAVLTACFLISAVSGIAKGIRLLSNVNMMLAAAVAFFLFVVGPTVFLLNFIPSVVATYFGEMFDMLSMSASKGPDAEEFMRYWTLFYWAWWVSWAPFVGAFVAQISRGRTLRQYVTVVLLAPTAICVLAFSIFGGTAIWLQRSGNDIAGAASPEDMLFQMLDALPMSQISSVAVMILLAVFFITSADSASVVMASMSQRGNPEPTKPVVAFWALALAGVAAVMLVVGGADALQGLQDLVTVAALPFAVILLCIMPAFFRLLSTDPMMLRVQYARVAIDDAMRTGMSEHGDDFALAVKHETEGSSAGRDFDSTSPEYTEWYRRTDENGEPAEYDYEKDRWADEATGEMSSVEAAGESGSEAPSGTEAEPRADEPARGKAPWTR